In Pseudobacter ginsenosidimutans, the following are encoded in one genomic region:
- the aceB gene encoding malate synthase A — MATIPNKMGHLPDSMLRITGPLHPGYEHVLNDEALRFLVALQRSFNHRRKVLLLEREQNQQRIDQGWKPGFLAETKSIREGKWTVDPVPDDLQDRRVEITGPVDRKMIINALNSGAKVFMADFEDSNAPNWRNIIEGQINLTDAIDGSIRFVAPDNGKEYALNEHTATLMVRPRGWHLEEKHILIDGEPASASLVDFGLFFIRNARKLISKGSGPYFYLPKLEHYKEARLWNDVFVFAQDYCGIPQGTIKATVLVETILASFQLHEILHELRHHSAGMNCGRWDYIFSFIKKFRNIQGYVFPDRSQVTMTVPFMRAYTQLVIKTCHERGAHAIGGMAAQIPVKNNPEANRTAIEKVKADKIREVKDGHDGTWVAHPGLVATAMEIFDEYMPERNQLYRKREDFSCTEAELLQLPTGNITETGIRANINVGILYLESWLRGNGAAAIHHLMEDAATAEISRTQLWQWLNSKAKLSDGRIFDQQLYEDLRDDEIESIQSSVGSEGYQKGKYVEAICIFNRLVVQPAFEEFLTTQAYQSILSNAERKQCTEEIISVNPLTIPEEEMKTA; from the coding sequence ACAGCATGCTCCGGATCACCGGCCCTCTGCACCCCGGTTACGAACATGTACTCAATGATGAAGCCCTGCGCTTCCTCGTAGCATTACAACGCAGTTTCAACCACCGGAGAAAAGTCCTCCTCCTGGAAAGAGAGCAAAATCAGCAACGTATTGATCAGGGCTGGAAACCTGGTTTCCTGGCCGAAACAAAGTCCATCAGGGAAGGCAAATGGACTGTGGATCCCGTTCCGGATGATCTGCAGGACAGGCGCGTGGAAATTACCGGCCCGGTAGACCGTAAGATGATCATCAATGCGCTGAACTCAGGCGCTAAAGTGTTCATGGCTGATTTTGAAGACAGCAATGCGCCTAACTGGAGGAATATCATCGAAGGGCAGATCAATCTCACCGATGCCATTGACGGCAGTATCCGTTTTGTTGCTCCCGATAACGGAAAGGAATATGCGCTAAATGAGCATACAGCTACACTCATGGTTCGCCCGAGAGGATGGCACCTGGAAGAAAAGCATATCCTCATCGATGGAGAGCCAGCCAGTGCAAGTCTCGTGGATTTCGGACTGTTCTTTATCCGAAATGCCAGAAAGCTGATCAGCAAAGGCAGCGGTCCATATTTCTATTTACCAAAACTGGAACATTATAAAGAAGCCAGGCTATGGAATGATGTGTTTGTTTTTGCGCAGGACTATTGTGGAATTCCCCAGGGAACCATCAAAGCCACTGTACTGGTGGAAACCATCCTGGCTTCCTTTCAACTGCACGAGATCCTGCATGAGCTCCGGCATCATTCTGCCGGTATGAATTGCGGCCGCTGGGATTACATTTTTTCATTTATCAAAAAGTTCCGGAATATCCAGGGTTATGTGTTCCCAGACCGCTCACAGGTGACCATGACTGTTCCATTCATGCGCGCCTATACGCAGTTGGTGATCAAAACCTGCCATGAGCGCGGCGCTCATGCCATCGGAGGCATGGCGGCGCAGATCCCGGTAAAGAACAATCCGGAAGCCAATCGGACAGCCATCGAAAAAGTGAAAGCGGATAAGATACGCGAAGTAAAGGACGGGCACGACGGCACCTGGGTAGCGCATCCCGGGCTGGTGGCCACCGCCATGGAAATATTCGATGAGTATATGCCGGAGAGGAATCAATTGTACCGCAAGCGGGAAGATTTTTCCTGCACTGAAGCAGAGTTGTTGCAGTTACCTACAGGCAACATAACGGAAACGGGTATCCGCGCCAATATCAATGTAGGCATACTCTACCTGGAAAGCTGGCTTCGGGGAAATGGCGCTGCTGCTATCCATCACCTGATGGAAGATGCAGCTACCGCAGAGATCTCGCGCACCCAGTTATGGCAGTGGCTGAACAGCAAAGCGAAGCTGAGTGATGGAAGGATCTTTGATCAGCAGTTGTATGAAGATCTGCGGGATGATGAGATCGAATCCATACAATCAAGTGTTGGGTCAGAAGGATACCAGAAAGGAAAATATGTGGAAGCCATTTGCATTTTCAACAGGTTGGTAGTGCAGCCTGCTTTTGAGGAATTCCTTACCACCCAGGCTTATCAATCGATACTGAGCAACGCAGAAAGGAAACAATGTACCGAAGAGATCATATCCGTAAATCCCCTGACAATTCCTGAGGAGGAAATGAAAACCGCCTGA